The DNA region TCGGCGCTCTAATGACTCTGCCACGGGAGCGGTAAAATAGCCGGCATCGAGACCAACAGCTATAGGGTTAAGGTTGAACTGCTCTAGCGTGTAGTCCAGTCGTTCAATATAGGGTTGAGAGTCATTGATATTACCTGCCGTCGCATGAGTGTCGACGATGATCCCATGCAGACCATCGACGGTACGATGGTCAAGGTAGAAGAAGCCTTGTGGTTTATTGTCTCTCGTCATAAAACCACTTTCTGGGTCTGTAGTACTGACTTTCGTATTCTTTGTTTTAGGCTCGGATACTCGTGCCTTAAGCGACTTCTTTCCTTCTCGTTCTCGGTCTAATGCAACGTCTTCATCAAGCATGTCGAGGTAAGCACTGGCTCGAACGTCTCTGACCTCATTGGTGTGTTTATTTTTGTTAGCGTTTGCTTTGAGGTGAGTGCTGTCGGTAAAGAGTTGCTGCCCAGCGACCAAGCCTTTGGCCATAGCCTGCTCAACGATGTTGATAAAGATACGTTCGAATACGTCGGTATTATTGAAGCGGCGAATACGGTTTTGGCTCAGTGTTGAAGCATGGATAACCTTCTCCGTTAACGACATGCGCAAGAACCAACGATAGGCTACATTGACTTCAATCTCTTTAACGAGCTGTCGCTCGCTTTTGATTCCGAAGAGGTAGCCAATAAAAATGATTTTGAAAAGTCGAACAGGGTCAACAGGTGGTCGACCGTTATCTTGACAATAGAGGTGAGCGACTTGGTCCCGGATAAATTCGAAGTCTATGGCTTTATCAATTTTGCGGACTAAATGGTCTTTAGGAACTAACTGCTCCATCGTCACCATTTCAAATTCGTATTGTTGAGGAGAAGGATCTTGTAGCATATTGGAGTATCCATTTTTCGATACCCCTATTAGATCAAAGGTCTAGCCTGATGGCTAGACCTTTGTCAGCAGTCTGAGGGCTGCATGATGCAGCCCTTTTGATTTCTGATAAAAAGTCAGCAGTTAAACGTTCAGTAACGGGTCCACGTTGATGTATTTGCCCAACTCTTTACGTTTTGCACTCGGGATATAAGGGATCTCACCGAGTTTTGGTGCATCTAGGCGTTCTTCAAGCATATCAATGATTTCTGCGTAGTGCTCAGTGCCCGGATTTACTCGGTTTGCCACCCAACCTACGAGATTCAAACCATCCGCTTTGATGATCTCAGCAGTGAGCAAAGCATGGCTCAAACAGCCCAGTTTAATACCGACAACCAATACAACTGGCAACTGCTCTTGCTGTACCCAAGTCGACAAGCTATCTGTATCAGACACAGGAACACGCCAACCACCAGCCCCTTCCACAAGAACAATGTCTGATTGCTCTTTGTGTTGAGCCAATTTTTCACTCAATACTTCGTACTTAATTTCTACATGTTCATGCTTTGCGGCGATGTGAGGAGAAGCTGGCAATTCCAAAGCGTATGGGTTTACATCATCGTACGCGATATCTAGCGTTGCCGCTTTTTGCAAAT from Vibrio hyugaensis includes:
- a CDS encoding IS1182 family transposase, whose amino-acid sequence is MLQDPSPQQYEFEMVTMEQLVPKDHLVRKIDKAIDFEFIRDQVAHLYCQDNGRPPVDPVRLFKIIFIGYLFGIKSERQLVKEIEVNVAYRWFLRMSLTEKVIHASTLSQNRIRRFNNTDVFERIFINIVEQAMAKGLVAGQQLFTDSTHLKANANKNKHTNEVRDVRASAYLDMLDEDVALDREREGKKSLKARVSEPKTKNTKVSTTDPESGFMTRDNKPQGFFYLDHRTVDGLHGIIVDTHATAGNINDSQPYIERLDYTLEQFNLNPIAVGLDAGYFTAPVAESLERRNILGVFGYRRPSRTKNTFKKKHFIYHKESDSYRCPNGQTLIYKTTSRDAYREYHSDPKECVLCPMRNDCTQSKNMKKVITRHIYTDAVERANQMRLSPYGKKTYRRRSETVERSFADAKQHHGHRYARFRGLSKVQMQCWLAAAAQNIKKIALVMSYLQKMGFNMAQIRQILASKYLFKSWNRLNLV
- the bioD gene encoding dethiobiotin synthase, giving the protein MIDAFFIAGTDTDVGKTVASKAILQALAAKGLNTIGYKPVAAGSDKTEQGWRNSDALHLQKAATLDIAYDDVNPYALELPASPHIAAKHEHVEIKYEVLSEKLAQHKEQSDIVLVEGAGGWRVPVSDTDSLSTWVQQEQLPVVLVVGIKLGCLSHALLTAEIIKADGLNLVGWVANRVNPGTEHYAEIIDMLEERLDAPKLGEIPYIPSAKRKELGKYINVDPLLNV